Below is a window of Impatiens glandulifera chromosome 2, dImpGla2.1, whole genome shotgun sequence DNA.
CCAAATTGTTCATGGTCTCGGGTAATCATCAAGAAGTCATACTATGTACTCAGGAACCCGTTCAAGAACCTGTTTTAGATGATCCATCTTTGCTGCTTGAGGTGGGCAACAAACCTGTCATTTCTTTGCAAGCATGGACCCTTTATTATGAGAACCAAGACAAAGTCACGGTCTTGTAGAATATGCCTCGGGCGCAGGTCAACATGGTACAAGAAAACCAATTGGACAAGACCTTGGAAAAATGTAGTGTTGTTGTCATGGGGCAAATAACGAACAAGGATGAATGCCAAATTGTTTCACTTATTCTAGAAGACACTCCTGAAGATTTCTAGCACATAATCGAAGGCTTCAATCAGCTATTCCAGCAACCCAAAAACCGACCACCAGCTAGGAAAGTAATTAGAAGTCATGCCTACTTTGTTGAACCAGTGTTGCTGGCTCGGAAAAAGGACTGGGCTTGGATATTTGATGACACTCTAGAGTATAATCGGAAGAAAAATGGTTGTTTGGCTGCAACTGTGgtgctgggccgaaggaaggatTGATTCTGGATTTTTGATAACATCCTAGTGTATAAGAAAAGCTGAAAGACGTTATTTTTATCTGCACTAGGTCTCGGTCAGCTCCACTATTGAAAGGATGTTGCCGAAGGCTTTTTAAGGATTGCGGTCCTAGACTCCGACACTTACTGGACCTGCTGAAAATCTGACCGAACAGTAAAAGAAAAGAGTTCTCTTTGAAGTTGGCAGGATGCgaattagaggctgaccaggcCACAGTCTtatcgtcgagggcgacgaattttgaaAGGGGAGATAATATTAGAGTCTCCAAATTAATgcatcggtcctagaataatttCAGCACCCTTCCTcggtcctattgtgcacatgggtcagtttatgtttttgtttaataattctgtttttCTTTCCCTTTATGTTATTCAAACcgaattttgtttatttctaaaagttgttgtaacaagattgtaaccgactactcttgggtaattcagtcGCTATAAATGCTGATGTTCACTCCACTTTTTGGGCATTAATGAAAGCTTTGTGAAAGTTCTTACTCTTAATTATCTTCTCGGTTTTGAACTtctatcttggactactaggtgtattctagtaatattctcttctcatctttgtttcttctctctttaacctcgaattctcttctcatattATTTCCGTTGCgcttgattatagaatttcaCACTCGGTCTCAACAATCAAGAACTCaattcttgaaatcaagaacTCGATTCTTGATATCAAGAACTCAGAAAGCTAAGTTATAATTTCAAGTTTATCAAAATGCTTAATCCATTATCTCATTCTGCAACAAGATGTGAATATCTTTCGTCTCCTTGAGAGGTCATAATCCGTTGTCTCATTCTGCAACAAGATGTGAATATCTTCATTCTCCTTGAGAGGTCATACGTTCGAACCCGTCAGACGACAAATTATGTGGCTAGTTAAATTGTTAAGTGTATTTGCagattatgtattttatattaattcctaaaaaaaaaacaaataataataattataaaaactattaacaataaaaaatggtGACATTACTAAAACAGATTACTAATTGTATCAACttttaatctaaaattgaaTAGAAAGAAATTACTAAATGTATTTTGTTTTGTATGTCCATAATAATTTGGTGCCATTGAAGAATgatataacattaatttaacataattatgAAGAATTAATTCTTGTATGCAAATAATTGCAGACTGGTGATTTTTAATTCATGATTTAAGAGGAGCTTTTCACATTATTATGTGAATTGTATTGTGTTACTTTATATTATGTACTTTTTCTATATTGGTTGTTCTTCAACTCCTAAAATGTCATTTAAGTGAAAATTTGGTTAATATACCGCACAAAATAACTCACAAAACACCTTGTGTATATCAAAAAAGGTGTAAAAGTTCTTTAACATTACCTACATATTTAGTCTATGTTAATGtagttttcttaaaaaatgtGCATTATTCGGAATctgaaaatatgataaaaataaagcCGAAAAATCTTTGAGATCACTGCattaattattacataaaaGGATTCCATTTCATTTTTCATAACAGGTAATAAGGTATTTTCCTTGCCTGCTGCTATTCACTCTCTTCATGTGTTACTTCAGTGTGATagtattttgaaatgaaaagtAAAACCTTTTAACCATTTATGGGATGCTCAGGCTTTCATACCTAAATAGATTTGTATGAGCCACGCTTCATTTCTGCATCTTACCCAGACTGATAATTCTTTCTATAGATGACACGGTTGACATGATGAAGCTTTGAACAAAGTTTAGGAAATGTCATTTCTAATTGTTGTTTTCTGTTGAGCCCAACTGAAGAAACAAATAGGAGCAACATCACCTCGCTTAATAAGATGAAAACAAATAATAGCATatgaaaaaaagtaatgaatatGAGCTTTACCACCATTTTGTGGTCTCCCATTATCTCTTCTATCAATTCTTCTACTGCTTTGTCTGCACTGTTAGGAACAAGAGCTGCAAAGACAGCAGGTTCTAGCCCTGTTGCATGGACCATATTACATTTTCTATttcttaagtttttttaaatgtatgatCAGGGGATTAAGCGGTAATCAGTTTACTTGTTTCTTCAAATGCTTCAATGAACATCATCATCTCCTCCCCGGTAAGACCAGATAAGAAGCAAATCCGTGGCAATAGTTTAGCAATCTGCAAAATATGCCAATGTTTTCATTTTGACAAAATAGAAGCATAATTGCACAAAGGCTCTTGAATTCTAATGCCATGGCTGCAGTCTGCAGAGAATAGATGAtcagaaacaaaaaaaaaaggagaaaggATCAATTCAATTTACCTTCAGAGATTCCAAATTGGGttgtttggtattcattgcaTCCCAAAGAGAGCGATTAATCATGTCTTCAGTACAAAATATGACCTGTACACGAATTAAAATGACAAATGACAAGAAAAGGGAATTACAACACAATATCATTTTCCCTTTCAAGAATTGGTAGAGAACTTCACCTCAATTAAAATGACAAGAAAAATTCTCAGACAGGATAATATACAACTCAATTTTATTTCCGTTGGTCTGACAGCTTATCCATTTCCATGATATTGTAAACTTAATTTACTCTCCTTGTCAAAATAAGTAGACAATCTCTTCTTCTGTGTTTTCATTCAACCAATTAATTAGCCACTTTATCTAATCATCTTCTTGTCGCTAAAATATGCATTTCTACCCCTCTTAAACAAGAGACATAAAAGAATTTTACAACATCCAACATCGAAATTaactacaaaaacaaataaagtgATATGATATTAAGCTCATACTCATCTACATAAATATCAATCTAGCATTCACTTACTTGGGATTGAGTGATTATTATGTTAGCATATGgaaaattttacttaaattagCTTGTTATAAATTTTCTCAAGTATCTACAATAATTTACAAAAACTAATTAGTGCATATCTTAAATGTTATATGCTACTAATTTAATGCAAGTTCTGTATTGGCTCATTTAGAGTGCCCTACTCGAATGCACATATATTGATCTGCTCACAAAATTCTGAAAGGCCGTGATGGGATATGAGACGCATGCTCCTCTAATTTCAATAGAAAGGACAGAGGAGAGTAGTAGTGATTTGGGAGAATCACCTCTAGGAATTCACCATCCAAATCCTTTAGAAACTGTTGTATCTGCACATGTAACAAAAATGTAGAATAAATGTGAGTTTTTTTAGGACCGGCTCTGATTATGAGGAAAATTAAGTGATTAGAAATGATAGCCTCTGAATTTTCAgttcttttctatttttctaaCAAGGGTTTTTTCCCCTAAAGATGCTTTCATTTAGAACTTGAGACCTCAATATCTTATGTTAAGAATTTAACCACTTGAGCTACCCTAAGAGGGTGGttcctttataattttttctagtAGATTTCTTCATATACGCTAAAATGAAGAATGTTACAGATCCATGTTGGAAACAAGTAAGAAAAGACAAATTTAGGCTGACTAATCTGACGTTTAAGCCCACAAAAAGTAGCTAATACTTGTTTGTTCATACCTCCAACCAAGTGCAGCTTTgaataataagaataagaaaGAACAAGTCATGAACATCCAAAACAAGTCACAGATGGTAAGTTAAGAATTATATGCATATATTCATGAGGTGTAGTATATTGATTTAAACACATATTAAGACTTTGGAGAAACATTAATTAGAGA
It encodes the following:
- the LOC124928244 gene encoding uncharacterized protein LOC124928244 isoform X1, encoding MAYALNRSLCSGRCPQLPNPIPILQRPFRISIASISTCPRATHLKHLTRASSEEIMEDSKFVPLNAEDPKFGPPALLLVGFKASEATSIQQFLKDLDGEFLEVIFCTEDMINRSLWDAMNTKQPNLESLKIAKLLPRICFLSGLTGEEMMMFIEAFEETRLEPAVFAALVPNSADKAVEELIEEIMGDHKMVLGSTENNN
- the LOC124928244 gene encoding uncharacterized protein LOC124928244 isoform X2, with product MAYALNRSLCSGRCPQLPNPIPILQRPFRISIASISTCPRATHLKHLTRASSEEIMEDSKFVPLNAEDPKFGPPALLLVGFKASEATSIQQFLKDLDGEFLEVIFCTEDMINRSLWDAMNTKQPNLESLKIAKLLPRICFLSGLTGEEMMMFIEAFEETRLEPAVFAALVPNSADKAVEELIEEIMGDHKMLGSTENNN